A portion of the Armatimonadota bacterium genome contains these proteins:
- the pilO gene encoding type 4a pilus biogenesis protein PilO: protein MKNPSQLSTWNAVLWASVAVMIGSLAFAQFYPSPRPKKTSTRKKIELANTRSDIKKARAQAVKDEELSAKYFWPGDAKRAEAEAMAMVTRIAKSHEVGLGAFRPQKSTEDSGLRRLPFSVSLEGSFTDVAKFLQDLETPANRLAVRLVQISASDGKTNHVAASLGLIAFQKIETKNAAKKDPAVPDRKAPTNGPKTETSVRPTDL from the coding sequence ATGAAGAACCCCTCGCAGCTCTCCACTTGGAACGCAGTCCTTTGGGCCTCCGTTGCCGTCATGATCGGCTCGCTGGCCTTTGCCCAGTTCTATCCCTCGCCCAGGCCCAAGAAGACCTCGACACGAAAGAAAATCGAGCTTGCCAACACGCGTTCCGACATCAAGAAAGCGAGGGCCCAGGCCGTAAAGGATGAGGAGCTCTCGGCAAAGTACTTCTGGCCGGGGGACGCTAAGAGGGCGGAGGCCGAGGCGATGGCCATGGTGACGCGGATCGCCAAGAGCCACGAAGTGGGCCTGGGGGCCTTTCGCCCGCAGAAAAGCACGGAGGATTCGGGCCTGCGAAGGCTGCCTTTTTCGGTCAGCCTCGAAGGCTCGTTCACGGACGTCGCAAAGTTCCTGCAGGACCTGGAAACTCCCGCCAACCGATTGGCCGTAAGGCTGGTGCAGATCTCGGCATCGGACGGAAAAACCAACCACGTGGCCGCCAGCCTGGGGTTAATCGCTTTCCAGAAGATCGAGACCAAGAATGCGGCAAAGAAGGACCCGGCCGTTCCCGACCGGAAAGCGCCGACGAACGGGCCAAAAACGGAGACTTCCGTACGGCCCACGGACCTATGA
- a CDS encoding PilN domain-containing protein — MSRNPYLQQPVVEWSPLGARFAGGASSVTSGKSVGALAGLPQSGMVVLALSRRAAFIRPLRVPNASADEVQRAIGLQIGQLFPLAGKNLTFAFRLTSDVTAEGRLAIVAACATEILEKARAELADVGLHHSLAVPTAFGSAQIAASEGLSDCAIVERTQEGIAIDIVSGGELRATRVIPDTSDPEEIKGEVCRTFTVAGIKCGPIVACNGLLLEGADRSLAASPLGFLAAGGATKVGVHLELPEIAARKSQAQTARKSRLSMLALVAAVVCLAVAVTGRMNKVRRVQQSDSAYATQLKKLNLEKSAAISSGRKHGQTAAVLKSAFEPAQYPSEVLRLVANSVPKDVWITGFSFDRGKLSFVRGSAVRNEAVVEYLDALTALSDPETGAARFREVKIAFANNGKIENAAIVNFSIQLFPVGNVPIVEGKAAKK, encoded by the coding sequence ATGAGCCGCAACCCCTACCTCCAACAACCCGTCGTCGAGTGGTCTCCACTCGGCGCCCGTTTCGCCGGCGGAGCGTCCTCTGTAACCTCTGGGAAGTCGGTCGGAGCCCTTGCAGGCTTGCCCCAGTCGGGAATGGTGGTCTTGGCTCTCTCTCGGCGAGCGGCGTTCATTCGGCCGCTGAGGGTTCCCAACGCCTCGGCGGACGAAGTTCAGCGAGCGATCGGGCTCCAGATCGGCCAGCTTTTTCCCCTAGCGGGCAAAAATCTCACGTTTGCCTTTCGACTGACCTCGGATGTGACCGCCGAGGGCCGGCTCGCGATTGTCGCCGCATGTGCCACCGAAATCCTGGAGAAGGCGCGCGCCGAGCTTGCCGACGTAGGGCTCCACCACAGCTTGGCCGTGCCTACCGCGTTCGGTTCGGCACAGATCGCCGCTTCGGAGGGCCTTTCCGATTGCGCCATTGTCGAGCGCACCCAGGAAGGCATCGCCATCGACATCGTTTCTGGTGGAGAACTCCGCGCGACCCGGGTCATTCCCGACACTTCGGATCCCGAGGAGATCAAGGGCGAAGTCTGCCGGACCTTCACCGTCGCCGGGATCAAGTGCGGACCGATTGTGGCGTGCAATGGGCTTCTGCTTGAGGGCGCGGACCGCTCTCTGGCCGCGAGCCCTCTCGGGTTTCTGGCTGCCGGTGGAGCCACGAAGGTGGGCGTACACCTTGAGCTTCCCGAAATCGCGGCCCGCAAGTCGCAAGCTCAGACTGCCCGCAAGTCCAGGCTTTCGATGCTGGCCCTGGTGGCGGCGGTGGTTTGCCTCGCGGTGGCGGTGACCGGGCGCATGAACAAGGTTCGAAGGGTTCAGCAGTCAGACTCGGCTTATGCAACGCAACTCAAAAAGCTGAACCTGGAAAAGTCGGCGGCCATTTCGTCGGGCCGCAAGCATGGACAGACCGCCGCAGTCCTGAAGTCGGCGTTTGAACCGGCCCAATACCCATCCGAAGTGCTTCGGCTCGTGGCGAACTCGGTGCCGAAGGACGTTTGGATCACGGGCTTTTCCTTCGATCGCGGCAAGCTTTCTTTTGTCAGGGGGTCCGCCGTTCGGAACGAGGCTGTGGTCGAATACCTGGATGCCTTGACTGCCTTGAGCGATCCGGAGACCGGCGCGGCGCGTTTCCGTGAGGTCAAGATCGCTTTTGCCAACAACGGCAAGATCGAGAACGCCGCCATCGTGAACTTCTCCATTCAGCTCTTCCCCGTCGGCAACGTGCCGATCGTTGAGGGCAAGGCCGCAAAGAAATGA
- a CDS encoding general secretion pathway protein GspK, with translation MTRQRGSAMILTISILAGLVALVASFAASEAAEIKARTNRVEKLRAELLAESGLQRALAELSIPMENPASTTPQDAWVQLGQYGNNRFLMDGGSFRIEIVDACSLVNLNTATEDQLYRLPLTTEQIDSLQDWRSNDDTSRPEGGRDEYYNQLYEPYNAALTNLQTVDELLLIKGFTGPTLYRQPTEQVNTQYLAGTQQELQPVLAQLVTVLSTAPELGGAGAAKADIATATAVQLVQLGVPQGQALAIQNARGGFQKLGDAFNVPGIDVNTATILLDNFQFGANPTRDGKINLNTASEAVLNTIPGFTPDVTQGVLSAQQTGLTSLGQFASQPGVTMQLLAQCADILTTTTQTFLVRVIGPSGRTSTAIEALVSVAEGTVALIQRNRPAFADPRSFWNWSLEPVSDIDLRTSL, from the coding sequence ATGACCCGGCAGCGCGGCTCGGCGATGATCCTGACCATTTCGATCCTTGCCGGTCTGGTGGCGCTCGTGGCTTCGTTTGCCGCCTCCGAAGCGGCGGAGATCAAAGCCCGGACCAACCGGGTCGAGAAGCTTCGAGCCGAGCTGCTGGCGGAGTCCGGGCTGCAGCGCGCGCTGGCCGAGCTCTCGATACCTATGGAGAACCCAGCCTCGACGACCCCCCAGGACGCCTGGGTGCAGCTCGGCCAATACGGAAACAACCGCTTTCTGATGGATGGAGGCAGCTTCCGAATTGAGATCGTCGATGCCTGCTCCCTGGTCAACCTCAATACGGCCACCGAAGACCAGCTTTACCGCCTGCCGCTCACGACCGAACAGATCGACAGCCTGCAGGACTGGCGGTCCAACGACGACACTTCGCGCCCCGAGGGCGGACGAGACGAGTACTACAATCAGCTCTACGAGCCCTATAACGCCGCACTTACGAACCTTCAGACAGTAGATGAGCTGCTCCTGATCAAGGGTTTCACGGGTCCCACGCTCTACCGGCAGCCGACCGAACAAGTGAACACGCAGTACCTGGCGGGCACCCAGCAGGAGCTGCAGCCCGTTCTGGCCCAGCTGGTCACGGTGCTTTCCACGGCGCCGGAACTTGGCGGCGCCGGCGCCGCAAAAGCCGACATCGCCACGGCAACGGCTGTCCAGCTGGTGCAGCTCGGCGTTCCCCAGGGCCAAGCCCTTGCCATTCAAAACGCTCGTGGGGGGTTCCAGAAGCTTGGAGACGCCTTCAACGTGCCCGGCATCGACGTCAACACGGCAACCATCCTCCTCGATAACTTCCAGTTCGGTGCGAACCCGACACGCGACGGCAAGATCAACCTCAACACGGCTTCCGAAGCGGTGCTGAACACCATTCCCGGATTCACGCCGGACGTGACCCAAGGTGTGCTTTCGGCGCAACAAACGGGGCTCACCTCCCTCGGCCAATTCGCAAGCCAGCCGGGGGTGACCATGCAACTGCTCGCCCAATGCGCCGACATCCTCACGACAACGACCCAGACCTTTCTGGTGCGCGTCATCGGCCCCTCCGGCAGGACGAGCACCGCCATCGAGGCACTGGTCTCCGTGGCCGAGGGCACTGTGGCCCTCATTCAGCGCAATCGGCCCGCCTTTGCCGACCCAAGGAGCTTCTGGAATTGGAGCCTGGAACCCGTCAGCGATATCGACCTTAGGACCTCCTTATGA
- a CDS encoding prepilin-type N-terminal cleavage/methylation domain-containing protein, giving the protein MSVRSRRSGMTLFELIISMGILLLVGIAATSSFNAAVLFQTEVRPRMEEADRSRVVESKLREYLAGAYLGQASTQQTGSGTTNTASTAATYFIAQATGESNWTAGLGDLSDTLVFTSIGVGHSSSYDAAEDEFAALNELYGPQGGVLEVAFEASPVGDAGDLTGPFLRTQRPADGDPTQGGWEQTADAALVGLNFEFWDGTTWVQEWDSSQMQPPRLPAAVRVYYELAEETGVVRSFVVRLPHSDVTPTNPAATMGGAQ; this is encoded by the coding sequence ATGAGCGTACGCAGCAGGCGCTCTGGCATGACCCTCTTCGAGCTCATCATCTCGATGGGAATCCTCTTGCTCGTGGGCATTGCGGCGACCTCTTCCTTCAATGCTGCCGTGCTGTTCCAGACCGAGGTCCGCCCTCGTATGGAGGAGGCAGATCGTTCGCGAGTGGTCGAAAGCAAGCTTCGCGAGTACCTAGCAGGCGCCTATTTGGGCCAGGCGTCAACCCAGCAAACCGGCTCCGGCACCACCAACACGGCCTCGACCGCGGCGACCTACTTCATCGCTCAGGCAACCGGTGAGAGCAACTGGACTGCTGGCCTAGGGGACCTTTCCGACACCCTTGTCTTCACGTCTATCGGGGTCGGCCATTCCAGCTCCTACGATGCCGCCGAGGACGAGTTCGCTGCCTTAAATGAGCTCTATGGACCCCAGGGCGGGGTCCTGGAGGTGGCATTCGAGGCCTCTCCCGTCGGCGACGCCGGCGACTTGACCGGACCTTTCTTGAGGACCCAGCGACCCGCGGACGGCGACCCCACCCAGGGCGGATGGGAGCAGACAGCCGATGCCGCCCTGGTTGGGTTGAACTTTGAGTTCTGGGACGGCACGACGTGGGTTCAGGAGTGGGATTCCAGCCAGATGCAGCCTCCCAGGCTGCCGGCCGCGGTCCGGGTGTACTACGAACTGGCCGAAGAGACCGGAGTCGTTCGCTCTTTCGTGGTCAGGCTTCCCCATAGCGACGTGACCCCGACGAATCCGGCGGCGACGATGGGAGGCGCTCAATGA
- the gspG gene encoding type II secretion system major pseudopilin GspG, with product MRTRTQTTRKRRGFTLIELLVVILILAVLAAMIVPQYFARIDDAKRAKAADDLATMSKLIQTYRMDTGQYPGSDEGLQALLSDPGNVNGWKGPYVQGDIPLDPWGNEYLYSTSGDDGFIVMSYGADNAEGGEGHNEDIVHGTG from the coding sequence ATGAGAACTCGAACTCAAACAACTCGGAAGCGAAGAGGCTTTACGCTTATTGAACTTCTCGTCGTCATCTTGATCCTTGCTGTTCTCGCAGCGATGATTGTGCCGCAGTATTTTGCGCGCATCGACGATGCCAAGAGAGCCAAAGCCGCCGACGATCTGGCCACGATGAGCAAGCTGATCCAGACCTATCGCATGGACACCGGCCAATATCCGGGCAGCGATGAGGGGCTCCAGGCCCTTCTTTCAGACCCGGGCAACGTCAACGGATGGAAAGGACCCTATGTTCAGGGGGATATCCCTCTCGATCCTTGGGGCAACGAATACCTGTATTCCACCAGCGGAGACGACGGTTTCATTGTGATGTCCTACGGCGCGGACAACGCCGAGGGCGGTGAAGGACACAACGAGGACATCGTGCATGGAACTGGGTAA
- a CDS encoding type II secretion system F family protein — MSSFAYVALEPSGKRRSGHVEAADRDAAIALLASEGRYVVDIKEEAAVQQSAIATVRGKASRSDLALFTRRLADLSGAGLPLDRVLQVISEQSESPQLSTISLEALEDVRGGLPVSSALAKHPRLFQPVYTETLRAGEASGQFPQVASRLADFQEREVERRSQVVSAMIYPAVLTFTAVAVIGFLFGFVLPKLSGVFKDLGSNLPTSTKILLATTDFLSQNVLLIGGVLVGSILGYRGWIATEAGALQRDTLLLKLPSAGKVIAKAVVSRFARVLGTLLYGGVPILESLRLAGLASGNKAMVRASESVADDVRDGRAINQAMKDAGSFPPVLTHMVAIGEETGDLPTMLGRVADSLDFEVDTGMRRLTAMFEPVIVVVMGTIVGFVVLSVLLPIFQAQSLIK; from the coding sequence GTGAGCAGCTTTGCCTATGTGGCCCTCGAACCTTCAGGAAAGAGGCGCAGCGGGCACGTCGAAGCGGCCGACCGCGATGCGGCCATCGCGCTTCTGGCCTCTGAAGGCCGGTATGTCGTCGACATCAAAGAAGAGGCCGCTGTTCAGCAGTCGGCGATCGCCACTGTTCGTGGCAAGGCAAGCCGATCGGACCTCGCGCTGTTCACGCGGCGCTTGGCAGACCTCTCAGGGGCAGGCTTGCCGCTCGACCGCGTGCTTCAGGTGATTTCCGAGCAATCGGAGAGCCCCCAGCTCTCAACGATCTCTCTGGAGGCCCTGGAAGATGTCCGTGGGGGCCTGCCAGTCTCGAGCGCTCTTGCAAAGCATCCCAGGCTTTTCCAGCCGGTGTATACAGAAACGTTGCGCGCCGGTGAAGCCTCGGGCCAGTTTCCACAAGTCGCATCCAGGCTTGCAGACTTCCAGGAGCGCGAGGTCGAAAGGCGTAGCCAAGTGGTTTCGGCGATGATCTATCCCGCAGTATTGACCTTCACCGCCGTCGCCGTCATCGGATTCTTGTTTGGATTTGTGCTCCCTAAGCTCTCGGGCGTCTTCAAGGACCTGGGCTCCAATCTGCCGACTTCCACCAAAATCCTGCTGGCGACCACCGACTTCCTATCTCAGAACGTGCTCCTTATTGGGGGCGTGCTCGTGGGTTCGATTCTTGGATATCGGGGCTGGATCGCCACCGAAGCCGGAGCTCTTCAGCGCGACACCCTGTTGCTGAAGCTGCCCTCCGCCGGCAAGGTCATCGCGAAAGCCGTGGTCTCACGTTTTGCCCGGGTCCTGGGAACGCTGCTCTACGGTGGTGTGCCGATCCTGGAGTCGCTGCGGCTGGCCGGGCTCGCTTCTGGAAACAAGGCCATGGTCCGGGCTTCGGAATCGGTTGCCGACGACGTTCGCGATGGCCGCGCGATCAACCAGGCCATGAAGGACGCCGGTTCCTTTCCACCGGTATTGACCCACATGGTGGCGATCGGCGAAGAGACCGGCGACCTGCCGACGATGCTCGGCCGCGTGGCAGACAGCCTTGACTTTGAAGTGGACACGGGCATGAGGCGATTGACCGCCATGTTCGAGCCCGTCATCGTCGTGGTCATGGGAACCATCGTCGGCTTCGTCGTGCTCTCTGTGCTGCTGCCCATCTTCCAGGCGCAGAGCCTGATCAAATAG
- the gspE gene encoding type II secretion system ATPase GspE has protein sequence MSLSPVREAVEPASNGAPSLPHIDLEEVKPDPAAVSLAPGDFALKHQLLPIHEENGVLVVAIGTLAALQAVDDLGILLGRHVRAVMASPQMLREKIEERFLEGMLETLPGEESLPAEIDDTTDLADLQKMAGETAVVQMVNVIFAQAVRDGASDIHIEPYEREVKVRYRVDGMLRDVMKPPKRMHAALVSRIKILGELNIAERRLPQDGRIKIQIAGRTIDIRCSIVPTVFGERVVMRILDKTTAMIGLEELGMLPDMLDRYRRLISMPYGIILSTGPTGSGKSTTLYASLQEIWTPTKNILTIEDPVEYQVSGIGQIQVRANIGLSFANGLRSIVRQDPDVIMVGEIRDLETAEIAVHASLTGHLVFSTLHTNDAPGAIPRLEDMGVEPYLVASSLLGVLAQRLVRRNCPNCAAPSEENADALRSIGISAEEAKTASFRRGVGCDKCQGTGFKGRQGVFELLLVDEQIRHLTVERASSSVMRDYAIKNQGMRTLLGDGKLAVMNGRTTVEEVLRVCQREEL, from the coding sequence ATGAGCCTGTCCCCCGTAAGAGAAGCCGTTGAACCAGCATCGAACGGCGCCCCAAGCCTGCCTCACATCGACCTGGAGGAGGTCAAGCCCGATCCGGCTGCCGTCAGTTTGGCTCCAGGGGACTTCGCGCTCAAGCACCAGCTCTTGCCGATTCACGAGGAAAACGGCGTGCTGGTGGTCGCGATCGGGACCCTGGCCGCGCTTCAAGCTGTCGACGATCTTGGGATTCTGCTCGGACGCCACGTCCGAGCGGTGATGGCCAGCCCGCAGATGCTTCGCGAGAAGATCGAAGAGCGGTTCCTCGAAGGCATGCTTGAGACCCTCCCAGGCGAAGAGTCGCTGCCCGCCGAGATCGACGACACCACTGACCTCGCCGACCTGCAGAAGATGGCGGGCGAAACCGCCGTCGTCCAGATGGTCAACGTCATCTTTGCGCAAGCGGTACGCGACGGGGCCAGCGACATCCACATCGAACCCTATGAGAGAGAAGTCAAGGTGCGGTACCGCGTCGATGGCATGCTCCGCGACGTAATGAAACCGCCCAAGCGGATGCACGCCGCGCTGGTATCGCGTATCAAGATTCTTGGCGAGCTCAATATTGCTGAGCGCCGTCTGCCGCAAGACGGCCGCATCAAGATCCAGATCGCCGGGCGCACGATCGACATCCGATGCTCCATCGTCCCAACGGTTTTTGGCGAGCGCGTGGTCATGCGTATCCTCGACAAAACCACGGCCATGATCGGCCTCGAGGAGCTCGGAATGCTCCCCGACATGCTGGACAGGTACCGAAGGCTGATCTCCATGCCCTACGGAATCATCCTCTCCACCGGTCCCACGGGTTCGGGTAAATCCACGACCCTGTACGCGTCGCTTCAAGAGATCTGGACCCCGACCAAAAACATCCTCACTATCGAGGACCCGGTCGAATACCAGGTGTCGGGCATCGGGCAGATTCAGGTTCGTGCCAACATCGGGCTCAGCTTTGCCAACGGCCTGCGCAGCATCGTCCGCCAAGACCCTGACGTGATCATGGTCGGTGAAATCCGAGACCTTGAGACCGCCGAGATTGCGGTCCATGCTTCTCTCACTGGCCACTTGGTTTTTAGCACCTTGCACACGAACGATGCTCCTGGCGCGATTCCCCGGTTGGAGGATATGGGAGTTGAGCCCTACCTCGTGGCTTCTTCCCTGCTCGGCGTGCTCGCCCAGCGGCTGGTGCGCCGCAATTGCCCGAACTGTGCCGCCCCGAGCGAAGAGAACGCCGATGCCCTGCGCTCGATCGGGATTTCGGCGGAAGAGGCGAAGACCGCTTCCTTCAGGCGCGGAGTCGGGTGCGACAAGTGCCAGGGCACGGGCTTCAAAGGCAGGCAGGGCGTGTTTGAGCTGCTCTTGGTCGACGAGCAGATAAGGCACCTTACCGTCGAAAGGGCGTCCTCCTCAGTGATGCGCGACTACGCGATCAAGAACCAAGGCATGAGAACCCTGCTTGGTGACGGAAAGCTCGCCGTGATGAACGGGCGCACGACGGTCGAAGAGGTGCTGCGCGTCTGCCAGCGGGAAGAGCTGTGA
- a CDS encoding glycoside hydrolase family 127 protein: MDFRRRMRPLPLSHVKITDRFWGARQRALIGQGLEHQYQQLVMTGRIENFRKAKRKEHGTFEGYRFNDSDAYKWLEACAYALAVDPNARIRERIDEVVQLIEEAQEPDGYLNTYVQVNHPEGKWRNLNSMHEMYCGGHLIEGGVAMLHATGDRRLLEIGIRFADHVASIFGPGKRKGYCGHEEIELALIKLADATGNESYRDLSEWMVLQRGTRPSPFEEELSDPVSNALAPFAKGLLCKDEVYTGEYLQDHVPVEEQSDVVGHAVRAMYLYIAAAEFAEKRPKIAEAMQRAWANLTQRRMYLTGGIGPSGDNEGFTFDFDLPNRSAYAETCAAIGLVFWGRKLLEFTGNGEVADTVERALYNGTMSGISLDATRYFYTNPLESRGEHQRVPWFACACCPPNIARMVLSVADSILSVGTQAGSPEIWLHIPAGLEADLGAIIPGARLVVESGYPWSGRVVVSVESQEALDLTLRVRMPDWCSNCTVDQPDGEPESTFLEGYLVLTRTWRTGDQVAFSFEMAPKWVGSDPRVLDNFGRAALTHGPLVYCLEDKDFGYAPQAFQPDLSAEPVFAYEPDFLDGVGTLQVEGQTLTQVASGELYGDFEPPTAVPTSARFIPYFAWCNRGPNGMAVWFEPSAVPQTGPEF, encoded by the coding sequence ATGGACTTCCGCCGCAGGATGCGCCCGCTGCCCCTCTCCCACGTCAAGATCACGGACCGGTTTTGGGGCGCCAGACAGCGCGCGCTAATCGGCCAAGGGCTCGAGCATCAGTATCAGCAACTGGTCATGACAGGCAGGATCGAGAACTTCCGAAAAGCGAAGCGAAAGGAGCACGGCACCTTCGAAGGCTATCGGTTCAACGACAGCGACGCCTATAAGTGGCTTGAAGCCTGTGCCTATGCGCTTGCGGTGGACCCGAACGCCCGCATCAGGGAGCGGATCGACGAGGTTGTCCAGCTCATCGAGGAGGCTCAAGAGCCGGACGGGTATCTGAACACCTATGTCCAGGTTAACCATCCCGAGGGCAAATGGCGAAACCTGAACTCCATGCACGAAATGTACTGCGGCGGGCACCTGATCGAGGGCGGGGTGGCCATGCTCCATGCGACGGGTGACCGCAGGCTCTTGGAGATCGGCATACGTTTCGCCGACCACGTCGCCTCGATCTTCGGGCCAGGCAAGCGCAAAGGCTATTGCGGACACGAGGAGATCGAGTTGGCCCTGATCAAGCTCGCCGACGCCACCGGCAACGAAAGCTACCGCGATCTGTCGGAGTGGATGGTCCTTCAGCGCGGGACCCGGCCCTCGCCCTTCGAAGAGGAGCTCTCTGATCCGGTGAGCAACGCCTTGGCGCCGTTCGCCAAGGGTCTGCTTTGCAAGGACGAGGTCTACACCGGCGAGTATCTCCAGGACCACGTCCCGGTCGAGGAGCAGAGCGACGTGGTGGGCCACGCGGTGCGCGCCATGTACCTCTACATCGCCGCAGCGGAGTTCGCCGAAAAGCGGCCCAAGATCGCAGAGGCGATGCAGCGCGCATGGGCGAACCTGACCCAGCGCCGAATGTACTTGACCGGAGGCATCGGCCCGAGCGGCGACAACGAAGGCTTCACGTTCGATTTCGACCTCCCCAACCGGTCGGCCTACGCCGAAACCTGCGCGGCCATCGGCTTAGTCTTCTGGGGTCGCAAGCTCCTGGAGTTCACGGGCAACGGCGAGGTCGCCGACACTGTCGAACGGGCCCTCTACAACGGAACGATGAGCGGCATCTCGCTCGACGCGACCCGCTACTTCTACACGAACCCGCTCGAAAGTCGGGGCGAGCACCAGCGAGTCCCCTGGTTTGCCTGCGCATGCTGCCCGCCCAACATCGCGCGCATGGTGCTCTCGGTCGCAGACAGCATCCTCTCGGTGGGGACCCAGGCCGGCAGCCCCGAGATTTGGCTCCACATCCCAGCCGGGCTCGAAGCCGATCTTGGGGCCATCATCCCTGGCGCGCGGCTGGTGGTCGAATCGGGCTATCCGTGGTCCGGAAGAGTGGTCGTCAGCGTCGAAAGCCAGGAGGCGCTCGACCTGACGCTGAGAGTGCGGATGCCGGATTGGTGCAGCAACTGCACGGTGGACCAGCCCGACGGCGAGCCGGAATCCACGTTTCTGGAGGGCTACCTGGTCCTGACGCGCACCTGGCGGACCGGGGACCAAGTCGCTTTCAGCTTCGAAATGGCCCCCAAGTGGGTCGGATCAGACCCAAGGGTGCTGGACAACTTCGGGCGGGCTGCCCTCACCCATGGCCCCCTGGTCTACTGTCTCGAGGACAAGGACTTTGGATATGCCCCACAGGCCTTCCAGCCTGATCTTTCGGCCGAGCCGGTGTTCGCTTACGAGCCTGATTTCCTGGACGGCGTCGGGACCCTTCAAGTCGAGGGCCAGACCCTGACCCAGGTGGCTTCAGGCGAGCTCTACGGGGACTTTGAACCTCCGACCGCTGTCCCAACCAGCGCGAGGTTCATCCCCTATTTCGCCTGGTGCAACCGGGGCCCAAATGGCATGGCGGTGTGGTTTGAACCCTCCGCCGTTCCACAAACGGGTCCCGAGTTCTGA